A single genomic interval of Zobellia nedashkovskayae harbors:
- a CDS encoding M4 family metallopeptidase codes for MRSTLYITTFIFTLFITASINAQDTFDDKRHQKGTSAKNRTVKKINIPKMATAKKRSSITGRTNFQMPSVFNVGSGNHKYEHTVTGKSEIGTPLFIKSKANKEVASVVAKQSSEDVVKGYLADVKDLIKIKDPETEFAEISNKIDVLGQRHIKMQQVFQGIKVYGSEVILHLDKSNKVNALNGRNKPTPKIESTTPKLTVQDALQVVERDLGVSLSEGPVHNIMPILDSKYEEELLIFPFEGENILTRHLTVHPNIKDRWEYFVDAQSGRILEKRYHTCSFYYKYEDEKTNHNHAALVAPPTTGSGTDLNGVNRQLKTHGEDGVNYMINTSESMFNASQSKLPDNPVGAIVTLDLKNKPPEEGAKLYHVTTTGSTWNDPIAVSAHYNSEVAYNFFKNTFNRNSINGQGGTIISVINVSDENEEGFDNAFWNGKAMFYGNGKNAFSPFAGALDVGGHEMSHGVIEATANLEYKNQSGAINESFADIFGAMIDREDWLIGEDVVNTQYFVSGAMRDMQDPNNGVNQGERGWQPKDMTEFYSGSEDNGGVHRNSGIVNRAYYLIATDIGKEKAEQIYYRALETYLTVSSQFIDLRIAIIQSATDLHGENSQEVQSTKTAFDTVGITEGEATDTDNDIPTVEGDEFILSLDIRDTDPYTLYASDTEVTKYYQLTTTGVFRKPNVADDGSFAIYVTDENKVNMLSLDLNAPQEEVVSDESLWGGVALSKDGTKLAMIFNDESNVIYISDLVSGEFKEFELYNPTSADGVTTGEVLYPDALEWDYSGEYLVYDALNRLNNANGEDIEYWDVGALHVWDNSSNTFGSGAIQKIFSNLPEGVNIGNPSFSKTSGNILAFDYFDTLENTYKVITANIETGTSQVVYENNKLGFPNYSKTDDKIIFDTYNGSDENIMSIDMATDKMTPTGNLVELIPNGKWGVWYTVGSRSTLSSEKEITDFRFNVTAPSVIGAINGNNITIELPNNINPQSLVATFAHSGRATVTVAGVTQQSGVTINDFTNPLIYTVTAEDGSTKDFTVSLGESTSIDPNDTDNDGVVNEDDLCPNTPFGAIVDVTGCEIFSLPSNNFTVSTKGESCVGSTNGSITINANADYDYTATLTGNGVSKTNNFTNSVSFADLESGSYTVCMTVNGEAGYKNCYDVNVSASEALTVTSKVNLTAKSVTLNLSGAEEYTISLNEETIVTAASEVTIPVYASTAKLTIKTDKDCQGVYEEELDFEEQVIIYPNPVENGEISVVLGKTSEQEVPIQLHTFDGKMVIQEVIEPNTSTIIIDANSLTAGVYVLSVQINGDTRTFKIIKQ; via the coding sequence ATGAGAAGCACACTATATATAACCACCTTTATTTTCACCTTATTTATAACGGCATCGATAAACGCACAAGATACTTTTGATGATAAAAGACATCAAAAAGGAACAAGTGCCAAGAACCGAACGGTAAAAAAAATAAACATACCTAAGATGGCTACGGCCAAAAAGAGGTCTAGCATAACTGGCCGCACTAATTTTCAAATGCCCTCGGTTTTTAACGTGGGTTCAGGTAATCATAAATATGAACATACGGTTACTGGCAAATCTGAAATCGGAACGCCTCTATTCATTAAGAGCAAGGCAAATAAAGAAGTAGCCTCTGTGGTAGCTAAGCAATCATCTGAGGATGTGGTAAAAGGCTATTTGGCAGATGTAAAGGACCTTATTAAAATTAAGGACCCTGAAACTGAGTTTGCTGAGATATCTAATAAAATCGATGTTTTAGGGCAGAGGCATATTAAAATGCAACAGGTTTTTCAAGGCATAAAAGTATATGGTAGTGAGGTAATTCTACATTTAGATAAAAGCAATAAAGTAAATGCGCTAAACGGAAGAAATAAACCTACGCCTAAAATAGAAAGCACCACTCCAAAGCTAACGGTACAAGACGCATTACAAGTTGTAGAAAGAGATTTAGGTGTATCACTTTCTGAAGGACCTGTACATAATATTATGCCAATATTGGATTCAAAATACGAAGAAGAACTATTGATTTTTCCATTTGAAGGCGAGAATATTCTAACTAGACATTTAACGGTACACCCGAATATAAAAGATAGGTGGGAGTATTTTGTTGATGCACAATCCGGCCGTATTCTAGAAAAGCGCTACCATACCTGTAGTTTTTACTATAAGTACGAGGATGAAAAAACAAACCATAACCATGCTGCATTGGTAGCACCACCAACAACCGGTTCGGGAACTGATTTGAACGGGGTAAACAGACAGTTGAAAACACATGGTGAAGATGGTGTAAACTACATGATCAACACTTCTGAATCTATGTTCAATGCTAGTCAATCAAAACTGCCAGATAATCCTGTTGGGGCCATAGTGACACTTGATTTGAAAAATAAACCACCGGAAGAAGGAGCAAAACTTTATCATGTAACAACTACAGGAAGCACTTGGAATGACCCTATAGCGGTATCTGCGCATTATAATTCTGAGGTGGCCTATAATTTTTTTAAAAATACGTTTAACAGAAATTCTATTAATGGACAAGGAGGTACGATAATTTCGGTAATAAATGTATCTGATGAAAATGAAGAAGGATTTGACAATGCCTTTTGGAACGGAAAAGCCATGTTTTATGGCAATGGTAAAAATGCGTTTAGCCCTTTTGCAGGAGCCTTGGATGTTGGTGGTCATGAAATGTCTCACGGTGTCATTGAGGCTACCGCAAACCTAGAGTATAAGAATCAGTCAGGCGCGATCAATGAATCTTTTGCAGATATTTTCGGCGCTATGATTGACAGAGAAGATTGGTTGATAGGCGAAGATGTAGTCAATACTCAGTATTTTGTTTCTGGAGCCATGCGGGATATGCAAGACCCCAATAATGGGGTCAATCAAGGAGAAAGAGGATGGCAGCCTAAAGATATGACGGAGTTCTATTCCGGGTCTGAAGACAATGGTGGGGTTCACAGAAATAGCGGTATTGTAAATAGAGCCTATTATTTGATTGCTACCGATATAGGAAAGGAGAAAGCAGAGCAAATATACTACCGTGCTTTAGAAACGTATTTAACGGTGTCTTCTCAGTTTATAGATTTAAGAATTGCTATCATTCAATCCGCTACTGACCTGCATGGCGAGAATTCACAAGAAGTACAGTCCACTAAGACGGCATTTGATACGGTAGGAATTACTGAGGGTGAAGCTACTGATACCGATAATGATATCCCAACTGTTGAAGGTGATGAGTTTATATTAAGTTTAGATATTAGAGATACTGACCCTTATACTTTATATGCTTCTGATACCGAGGTTACAAAGTATTATCAACTAACGACTACTGGCGTTTTTAGAAAACCTAATGTTGCAGACGATGGTAGTTTTGCCATCTATGTGACGGATGAGAACAAAGTCAATATGCTGTCTTTAGATTTAAATGCACCGCAGGAAGAGGTTGTTTCTGATGAATCGCTTTGGGGTGGGGTGGCACTCTCAAAAGATGGCACTAAACTAGCTATGATTTTTAATGATGAGTCTAATGTTATTTACATATCAGATTTGGTAAGTGGTGAATTCAAGGAGTTTGAATTGTACAACCCCACATCTGCCGATGGCGTAACTACAGGTGAAGTATTATATCCTGATGCTTTAGAGTGGGATTACTCAGGTGAGTATTTAGTATATGATGCCTTAAACCGGTTGAATAATGCTAATGGTGAAGATATAGAGTATTGGGATGTTGGTGCGCTACATGTATGGGATAATAGCTCTAACACATTTGGTAGTGGAGCTATTCAAAAAATATTCTCCAACTTACCCGAAGGTGTAAATATCGGTAATCCTTCCTTCTCAAAAACCTCTGGTAACATTCTGGCTTTTGATTATTTCGATACTCTTGAAAATACGTATAAGGTAATCACTGCAAATATTGAAACAGGCACTTCGCAAGTTGTATATGAGAACAATAAATTAGGTTTTCCCAATTATTCTAAAACCGATGACAAGATTATATTCGACACCTATAATGGTAGCGATGAAAATATCATGTCCATTGATATGGCAACCGATAAAATGACGCCTACAGGTAACTTGGTTGAATTGATTCCCAACGGTAAATGGGGTGTTTGGTATACGGTTGGTTCTAGAAGTACGCTAAGTAGCGAAAAGGAGATAACCGATTTTAGATTTAATGTTACCGCACCATCTGTAATTGGGGCTATCAACGGAAATAACATTACCATAGAGCTACCGAATAACATCAACCCTCAAAGTTTAGTGGCCACATTTGCCCATTCCGGTAGGGCAACGGTTACCGTTGCGGGAGTTACCCAACAAAGTGGGGTAACCATAAATGATTTTACTAACCCTCTTATTTATACGGTTACTGCGGAAGACGGGTCTACAAAAGATTTTACGGTAAGTCTAGGGGAGAGTACTTCTATTGACCCTAATGACACAGATAATGATGGCGTTGTTAATGAAGATGATCTATGCCCTAATACACCATTTGGTGCTATAGTAGATGTTACAGGTTGTGAAATATTCTCACTACCTAGCAATAACTTCACGGTTTCTACCAAAGGCGAATCTTGTGTAGGCAGTACTAACGGTAGTATCACTATCAATGCAAACGCTGACTATGACTATACAGCAACATTGACCGGAAACGGAGTAAGTAAAACCAATAACTTCACAAACTCTGTTTCTTTTGCTGATTTAGAAAGTGGGTCTTATACGGTGTGTATGACCGTTAACGGAGAGGCCGGGTATAAGAACTGTTATGATGTTAATGTATCTGCATCAGAGGCACTTACGGTAACATCAAAAGTGAATTTAACTGCAAAATCGGTAACACTCAATTTATCTGGAGCGGAGGAATATACCATCTCACTTAATGAGGAAACGATAGTTACTGCAGCCTCTGAGGTGACCATACCTGTCTACGCATCTACCGCAAAACTCACCATTAAAACAGATAAGGATTGTCAAGGGGTGTATGAAGAAGAACTTGATTTTGAAGAACAAGTTATCATCTATCCTAACCCTGTTGAAAATGGTGAAATTTCAGTGGTATTAGGCAAGACTTCAGAACAGGAAGTGCCCATTCAACTGCATACTTTTGATGGTAAAATGGTAATACAAGAGGTCATAGAACCCAATACGAGCACCATTATAATTGATGCAAACAGTCTGACAGCAGGGGTTTATGTATTGTCAGTTCAAATAAACGGAGATACAAGAACATTTAAAATCATAAAACAATGA